One genomic segment of Lampris incognitus isolate fLamInc1 chromosome 2, fLamInc1.hap2, whole genome shotgun sequence includes these proteins:
- the LOC130131956 gene encoding potassium channel subfamily K member 9-like, whose amino-acid sequence MKTQNWRTLSLILSTVSYLLVGAAVFDALETESESLRRTSLEQKLSDLKSRLGFTDEDYGEIERVVVQSEPHRAGRQWKFAGSFYFAITVITTIGYGHAAPRTDAGKVFCMFYAVLGIPLTLIMFQSLGERMNTLVHYLLHRAKQCMGFNSTGVSMWNMVLMGLLLCMSTLCVGAAAFSHFEGWTFFHSLEGGTSCTNLLPSPENECRATLTGTRECVEPPETNKLCALLSCMCCGLDTYSSPSLTHYAQSGCHTNPIFYNTICYKVDQTSSSSWARSTQSSKAALCLDRNNSRTRRKSF is encoded by the exons ATGAAGACTCAGAACTGGAGGACCCTGTCCCTCATCCTCTCCACGGTCTCTTACCTGCTGGTGGGAGCCGCGGTCTTTGACGCACTCGAGACGGAAAGTGAGAGCTTACGGAGGACCAGTCTTGAGCAGAAGCTCAGCGATCTTAAAAGTAGACTCGGTTTCACCGACGAAGACTACGGCGAGATTGAGAGGGTGGTGGTTCAGTCGGAGCCACATCGCGCGGGGAGACAGTGGAAGTTCGCAGGATCTTTTTACTTTGCCATCACTGTAATCACAACAATTG GTTATGGCCATGCTGCTCCACGCACAGATGCTGGCAAAGTCTTCTGTATGTTTTATGCCGTCTTGGGCATTCCTCTGACACTCATCATGTTCCAGAGCCTGGGTGAGCGAATGAACACTCTTGTCCACTACCTCCTGCACAGGGCCAAGCAATGCATGGGCTTTAACAGTACTGGAGTGTCCATGTGGAACATGGTCTTGATGGGTCTCCTGTTGTGCATGAGCACTTTGTGTGTAGGCGCTGCAGCCTTTTCCCACTTTGAGGGTTGGACCTTCTTTCAT TCTCTGGAGGGGGGCACAAGCTGCACCAACCTCCTCCCCTCTCCAGAAAATGAGTGCAGGGCTACTCTGACTGGGACTAGAGAATGTGTTGAGCCCCCTGAGACAAACAAGCTCTGTGCTTTGCTTTCCTGCATGTGCTGTGGGCTGGACACTTACAGCAGCCCCTCTCTTACTCACTATGCACAATCAGGCTGCCACACAAACCCTATTTTTTACAATACAATATGCTATAAGGTAGACCAGACCTCCTCAAGCTCCTGGGCCCGATCAACCCAGAGCAGTAAGGCTGCTCTCTGTCTGGACAGGAACAATTCTCGTACACGGAGGAAGTCATTCTAA